A window of Castanea sativa cultivar Marrone di Chiusa Pesio chromosome 8, ASM4071231v1 genomic DNA:
TTAATTGCAATTAATGTTTCATTCTGGTAGAAGCAATTACGATATATATTTAGATAACAGCTTATTTTAGGAGAACACAAGGTGACCAAACAACAAGAATATACaataacattaataaaaaacaaacctgGAAGCAGGGTAAGCCCTTGATGTCTTCTTCAGTGACAAAAAGCCACCTAACACAGCGCAAAGGTTAGATAAGCGTGGCAGTTAAAATGATTGCCAATTAGGGACCCAAAAAAGTGAAATTACATCACAAAATTGAATGGATTTTTGGTGGAggtaaaggagaaaaaaattacttttgatTGTTCTCATTTTCACTCAGGTCCCTCAATTGTTCTTGCATTTCTCTGCAACAGATGAGAAGCCTCAGCACACAAatggaagcaaaaaaataatagtaataagttattaataaaataaaacagatcATAATTAAGAAAGGATAGCTACATAACCTTATCTGATCATCTAATTTGTGCTCTTGAATGGAAAGGCTTTCAACATCTGCCTACAGATTAAAAGAAAGATAATAAGGCCTTTTTAAATATAAGTAAAGATATCTTCACCTTCAAAAATATCCAATCATTAGTTCATTATTTATGCACATGGTAGACAAACTGTATTTGATCAtcatctaaattttatttacatGGTGATGCAGAGATACTAAACTCAAGTCAAAAGCCTTATTCCACACTGAAGGCCAACTTCACCTTTCAACTCATTTTCAGGATTCATACTAAAGTTGCCACAAGGACAATAATCAGGAAAGAATGTGGATTGAACTGGTGCATGCAAACACCATagccaatgattttttttttcaatgggttATGGCACTAGGTGTGGCATGCCAATTCCAAATGATTGGCATACAAGGCATTTTTGAGTTTCTATTTATATAGATCACAGTTGCTTCACTATATCAAATCAACCAAGAAGAGTTGGAAATTCATACTCtcaaaagaaacaacaaaatcaaataaaaaataacaagatTAAGAACCCTCATGCACACGCATACTCTTCAAAGAGTTGTGCAGTGCCTGAGCAACTGTAATGCTTGCAAGGCAAGAAACAATTTCTCTATTTTACATACCTGTAAACTGGAATAGTTTTCATCAACCTCTCCTGGCCTTGAGACATCAAGTCCCCTAATcaaacaatcaatcaaattgagtAACTCTTCATGTGCAGTAGAGAATacactcaaaatttaaaataacaaatataaaaattttaaaaagttgggAAATTTTCCATACTTCCACTGAATTCTGTTTTTGAGCTTCTTCTCTATGAGACCAATTCCTTCCAGGACATTTGTAATATCATATATCCTCCTCTTTTGAACCTGTAGCAGAAATCTTTACTAATAGAACTTTACAACAATTGATGAGTTGAACCAGAGAGAAAAATAGTCACCTCTAAAGTTTCAGCAGCCTTATTTAGGTCAAGAATACCATCTTCAGCATGTTTGATCAGATTGATGAACTTTTTTGTCAAGAGACCTGGATGAGAATCATAGGACTTTGTTGTCACTCTTAAACATGCACTTGCTCTGTTCCACAAACAGAGCCTATAACAAAGTTAACCATGCTTAGTTTAgaaataatgtaaaataaaacataacatAATCAACAAAGGAATAAGTAGATATTATGTTACCAAGAGAGCTATCATAACGACAAGGACCAGCTGGAGTGAGATTATTGCCAGAAGGAGAACCTGCCAAATTTTATAGAAAGTTATTCAGTGAATGTATCTAATGCTCTCTGCTACGGCCAATGGAGACAGAAGGAAACAGAATAGTTTATGTTAATTGAGAGAATTCTTACTAGCACCTACTGGTCCTACTTAACATTCGATATGCAGAAATATAAATATGGGAAGCATGCTCAAGAAGTTTTAGTACTCACCAACATTTGAGACTGGAGTTTGAGGTCCAGACTTGTTGCACTTCGTAAGCCTTGATGTTTTGTTTGCCTTTCCCCCTTTTACTGAGACAGGTGTCTGTAGGGAACTATTAATTACTTCAGTGAATCCAGGAACAGTTGTTCTATCACTAGAGTCAGCTTCATAATCTGCTGTCTCACTCTTCCGCTTTAATTGCTGGTAAAAACCATTTAGTTTTTCCAAAACACAATTAGAAACATGGGCAAATATATTTCATCACAATTCAATTGAAAGCAAGAATTCTATGCTCAATTCAAGAAACAAACATGCTGggtaacaaaaaaacaaaagtagcAACAATGAAGATAGCCACGTTTGTCAACAGAAAGATCATTGCGTTGTAAGAATCTCATCATTCTAGATTATAAACATacattaaacattaaaaatgtattaaacTTCTAAGATTGCTCAATGGAAAACTCCTTAAATATCTTAATTTTCTAAATAGAAAactgataataaaataattctgTTGATAAGgaacttatataataaaatattggaAACAAGGTAATGCGACAAACATTGCATGATTAGTTAACAGACACAAGTATAGTGCTTCCACATAGAATGACCTCTAATACTTCATGCAAAAAAGGGAACCCTACCAACCAGGCATCTTGAACTCTGTAAAAATAAATGGCTCATTAAACAATCAACTCTCACACTTATCAGACAACACACTGGAATTATAGTGGGACCTCTTATTTGCTCATTCCAAACCCAAGAACTCCAGTGAGGATGAGAATCAACGCAATAGATTCTACCCTATGACATATAGCCCATGAGACCACAACCAAAATTGTAATACATCAGATTCCATAAGCGTCAATCATACAGGGCCTCAAACTGCATGATACATCCACCTAAGGTGTGAGGAAAGAGCATTTCAAGTGAGGCAAGAAGCAACAGCATTTTGCATGCTAAATGCAAGAGTCAGGTGCGCAGAGAAAAACATGATATTAACCTCGCATAATTAGTTTATAGGCCAAAAACACAGATATGCCCCAAGAATAAACGCTAAGGGTTTGCTTCGAATGAGCTCCAAGCAGAAAAACTTAGGAATCACCCCCAAGCAGAAAAACTTAAGAATCAGCACCAAGTAGAAAAACTTAGAAATCAGAacccaaaaattgaaaatttccaaCATAAAATtgtattactcaaaattatatcttttatgTTTATTAGAGCCTTTTAAATAGGATTTCAAGGAATAaaacaataagtttttttttaataaagaggGTAATAACAGATTACATTGATTTCCTTTAGAAGATGTAAGATATATTTCTGTAATTTATTTGGTTGAGATCATTTCTACTATAAAATATGAGTTGCAATAAGATTGGGTCTTGAATGGGCTTTTAAATAATAGGGGTATTGATATTGAGGGAACTTTGGAGGTGTGTGGCCCACATACTTGAATATGTAAGACCCAATAAACAGCCCCTTTATGTGAGAGCTCTGGCTATAATTTTATAAACAGACACCcgtctctaaaataaaatataagatgtTTAAAGGATGATTCTCATGTATTGCAGGATGATTTCTCTAGGGGTGACAAAATTCTTCTTTCCTCTAATCAATGCTTTGCACTAACTTACAAACCCATCTCAGACACAACAATGTTGCAGACAAAAACTTCTTTGTTTGGCCTAACTTTTGGTGCCACAACTGACAAGCCTATCGCATTGAATTTGATTGGTATATATTTTGAACTTGGAAACCCATTACATCCATTTCCAGCTCAACCAAAGATATGTTTTCTAAACATTAAAATGGCTACAATGGCGATCACACAAGAATCAGCATTTAGCATCAGTACTTTGAATTTGTAAAGTATCAATGCAAAATGATACAACTTAGAAGATCTTTCAGTCACTTCTAGAACCACGTAATTAACTCACATTATAGATTTGGACATCGAGAGGGACACCCCAAACATTTGTATCATCAATACAGATGTTCAAAAAGACCTACACCCATAGCAACCATGGTACAAGGATAAAAAATGTATGGCTACATAAAGATGTCAGTCTAAAATATTTGTCAATGGGAAGGTATTCTAGAAAATGTGTTCAGCATTCAGACATTCCAAACTCCAtgcaattaaaatttctatacTAAACTCAATGTGTCTACTCGTTAAAATTACTTTCGCAAATGGATATTCAATCTAATTGTAACAGCCATGATGCAAGGATGGGCATTGTGTGGCTACACTGAGAAGGCAAAGATACCTCTCTCGAaagaaattataagaaaaaaaaaaagttgggtcAAGCCCAAGTACACTGGAAGTACACAGAAAGACACCctaaaagagaaaacaaaatacaaatgaaATTAAACAAGATGCAAGCTGTCCAACCCTCCAACAAGCTAAAAGATCTGAATCTAAAACAGGCGAGGGCAAAGTAGCGTGTTCCCACTTAAATTGAGTTCCCACAAGCTGGGACTTAAGTTGGATTACCAGCACTCTTTGACTTGCACACACTAAACCAATCCCTAATAATGATTCccctttttcttcaaattatcTGATGTTAAAATTTTACCCTTCACTATAGTCCATATATAAGAAAGCAACCTGAGGAGATTCTGTAACCCGCGATAGTCCATAGCTGAAATTCAACCAAAAACCTCAACTCATTGCTACCCCAACAAGCACCAAAGCAAACTaaaatttgaatgagaaacttgttagtaaaaaaataaagtggGTAGTCATGCATAAATAGCAACACAAACAGATCAGTAAATAAGCGTTAGTCAAAAATAAATCCATTTACTCGTGCAAGGCTCAAACATCTTCAAGACAGCAAAGAGCATTTGGCAACTAATGCGTGATTGATCACAATCCGAATCACATTTTCACATGTACAACTAACAATAAAGTTTAAGAAACACAACAATGATGAAATACACATGGTCAACCACACAATTAACCAAATGCCCACCTAACAAGACTCCATTTTTACCAATTCACCTAGTCCTTGAACTCCTAAAATTACACAAAAACTCTCACCTCAAGCTGAAATTCATAAATGTAAAGAACAAAAGCCCATACTAGTAAGTCAAAAGTACCAATTTCTGTTCCACAAATTCGACAATTCCCAACACCAATAACTatttcagaattttcaaatcacTAATTTCAACAAATCCGAACCTCAACAACTCACCTCATTCACAAAACAAGCAGATCCTAACACAATTCTCTTCTCCATTCACAAACTACTAAAAATacagtataattttttttatatatatatatatatacatatataaaaattctatctttttaATACAATCGGGAAAAACTCACGAGAGGCTTAACGACGATGGCCTCGGCTTCGGCATCGTGATCGGCAGCACCACCGCGGCGAGGATCAGAGAAGCGGTGATAGTCAGCTGGAGCAGCGAACGGCGGCTTCAAAGACGAGAACGGAAGCTGCCTCCTCAGCGGCTGCTGCATGATCTGACCTGTCTGTGACTGCGGCGAGCGGTTCGGAGCTTGTAGACCCGACATCGAGAGCCCGGTTCAAGATCGATCGAGCCGAGTCGGGGGGGCTCTGGGGTTTGAGGGTTTTGTAAGAAGGAGAAAAGAAGCAATTAGCTCCTGAGTTGTGAAGAGTTGGAGGGAAttgagagggaaagagaaaatgaaaggaattGGAGGGAAAGGAGAGGAAGAGTAGGTGGGGATCTGAAAGAGAAGGTGTTtggaatgaaagaaaataaaaaagcgggagagagaaaagagagcaGAAAACGAGGGAAACAAAGGGCAGAAACAAGGAGGGAATTTAGTTCGGATATAGATGTGGAGGGAAGCACTTATAAAAATTTCACGCActataatactattttttttttctttctttttttttattacagtatatttccttatttaatttaatattggCAAAAAACCATTTCGAGTCTATGTCTTAACCGCTTCGGTGGGGTAATGTGTTCCTGTCCTTGTTTCGACCTTGGACACCCCTACACTTATAGGCAATAATAATCTtgccaaaaataattatttaaacgATGGAATCTATTGTATTTTTATACTCTTTTCTATTTATAAATATCATCTATAAAATTTGACGAGTATAATCATgccaaaaataattattcaaacggtggaatttattgtattttttatactttttttacttattaatgtCATCTAAGAAATTTGatacatatattttattaagaataaagAACTATGGAATCTAATTGTAGGGATAAAGGGGCATGAGTATATATTGGGTCGTAGGTCTTATCCGATGACGCTTAGTAGTCTAAGGACAAATAGACGAAAGGGAATGTGTAAGAGTCAAAGCACCACGAACAAACTTTGACTGCGAAGGTTTTGAAatgtagtccgaggaggaatgtctcatTGGCTAAGCAAAGCAGAGGTCAGAAGGATTGGTTTACTCTTGAGGTCAACACTTCGAAAAGTTATATTGATAAGGATAAACATTaggaaaacataaaacaaagggaagctaggaaatatctaagggaaagctactaccaccgcattaaatacTCTGCAACTAACCCTCTACCaacattaatgtggaggtgatacttgAACAATGGTCaacagccttacagctattcccaaatatttcaaaaatgtGTTGATGGAACAATAATCAAAGCCAACAACTTGACCTACACGTGGACAGTAGAGATAAATAAGAGAGGGgtatataatagagaaagaagccCCTTACAAGGGGATCtatctaaaaattgaaagaaaagcACTGGAGGAACAAGAACTGGACCtataaccaaattcaaaagatatatatacAAGAATTAATCTTTGGGCAAAACGAGTTTATTCTTGTTATCTTGTCATCCGGATCCACTATAATTGTTATCTAACtcattaaagcctagttttctaactcattctctacaaattcattgtattgtaCTATTTAGATCTAGATCCTTTTACCTTTTGGACTTAGAAACCAAACAGTGTCCTTACAccaattataacattttttaaaatattaattcaataaaaaaattattaaatgatATATGATTAACAATTAACTTGATTGGTATCATTTATATTAAATTGTTAGTAAATTCCAACCatcaaatatcaaatttgaATTGAATCAAGATGATTAATTcaattttatgaagaaaaaaactgATTTATGCAATGTATTAAATTGTTTAATagtaatatatacatatacatacatacatacatacatacatatatatatatatatatttagtgaATATATGTTTAAGTTGATAAATCAAAATAACTTGTATTCAAATACCAAACCAGCTCACAACAATAAATCAAAATCAggtattttataataataataaaaataattagtttCTTCCAATATCCTAACGAAATTACTCATTCAACACTTCTTTACAAAgtcattaatttaataattgtgtgtgtgtgtgtttttttatacaattttagtctttataaaatTAGTTTCTTTATACTAATATTGATATGATCATGCCAAAATCACATTGATATTGGCATTTTAAATGCATTTCATACAAATATGGCCACattattattaagttttttcGTATATGTAGAgtactttaaataaaaaatttaaaaattatgaacAACAGATTCTAAATTGTGTCATTTCTATTCAACTTCAAATAAGTTATTTTCAAACCTTGCTCGAATTTACAGTCCTCAAAAATAGGACCTAGTTTAGGCCAACTTAACACATTTTAGAGCTAGgcacaaatataaaatgtattattaatataattcaacatttttatataatttaatacattAATTTGACTATTTTCATATATTGATAAAAGCATATCTTTAAACTCTGAATTCTAAAGTATTGAAACAATcagtattataataaatatcatattttagaTGTTCAATGTCTCTCTTGGTAATGTTGAACTTCAATTATATTGAATAATGAATTTTAGTAATGagtgtcttaaaaaaaaaaaaactattaattttgatagagaaagaagaagagtaaaatttgtgggggattgaaaatttgtacaatcttaaactaataaaacataataataaaattttgaatatttgaaaagagtataatattttacaaataattttaatttgtccaaattttagacttaattaaaaattttacatcgCAAGACAGATATATAATGCATTTTATAAGCCAATTGAAGATGTCTTATTTTATTACAgcattatttttaattctaagCAAGTGAATTTACTTTTTTACTACAAATTATTTATTGTACAATACTATAACTACAAGACAaatagatttaatataatataatatgtgtgcctttagataccgcttattttgctgaaaactgaaaatactgtaacaaaataatttttaattatgtgaatagtgtcgtaggacccatttaaaaaaaattattgcaaaaagAAATTTATGGGTCCTGTGAACAATGCACGAGACCTACTGAAAAGCAATATccaccgcttatt
This region includes:
- the LOC142607715 gene encoding transcription factor E2FB produces the protein MSGLQAPNRSPQSQTGQIMQQPLRRQLPFSSLKPPFAAPADYHRFSDPRRGGAADHDAEAEAIVVKPLQLKRKSETADYEADSSDRTTVPGFTEVINSSLQTPVSVKGGKANKTSRLTKCNKSGPQTPVSNVGSPSGNNLTPAGPCRYDSSLGLLTKKFINLIKHAEDGILDLNKAAETLEVQKRRIYDITNVLEGIGLIEKKLKNRIQWKGLDVSRPGEVDENYSSLQADVESLSIQEHKLDDQIREMQEQLRDLSENENNQKWLFVTEEDIKGLPCFQNETLIAIKAPHGTTLEVPDPDEAVDYPQRRYRVVLRSTMGPIDVYLVSQFEEKFEEIEAPSDFLPSSGLNENPSTTVVTEESRGKEIEMQGQDAERLCSDLNASQDFVSGIMKIVPSDVDSDADYWLLSDADVSITDMWRTEPGVEWNDLGTLHEDYAMANISIPQPQTPPSNATEGPPANSTRS